A single genomic interval of Alteromonas sp. CI.11.F.A3 harbors:
- a CDS encoding TonB-dependent receptor, protein MHYQGSTFGYSLVAGAVFTALTSSAVVAQEVTVDEKQVEKIEVTATRRSGSLQEVPINISAITSDVLAQQNIEDLDSVARWVPGLTVTDQGGRDDSPIIVRGLNTNSSGPSSDGGTVATYFGDIPLFLNMRLLDVDRVEVLIGPQGTLYGAGTLGGAIRYIPKAVDLDFASGEVTADVFSINESDSLGGEGSFVFNAPIIEGELGIRASLNYLNNPGYLDYNYVVKDGGVSLPNPDWSDSDAVSDNIEQVKDANGEDTLTGRVAVRWVPTDDIDATLTYFYQKQDVEGRSITHYDALSDENPLSDIVGKYESAYRYEEPREREDSLLSLEVKADLGFAELVTATGFSKFEANGQRDQTDLLIRLDYSYEEFPAFSAYTEEVEEREIFTQEVRLVSQGSGPLSWIVGGFYYDVDSDGSSKEYTPNFDEYAIDVWEVGGNYRPDDLEYYSVDHSEVTEKALFGELTYELTDKWDITLGLRAYEYEVFSRSAVDLPLYYSVFEGRDSDSIVLDYGEESADDSGTLLKFNTSYQFTSDTMGYVTISEGFRIGGANSVAACPDNIDELNNQIICAEPEEQLYEADTTTNYEAGVKTSYFSNKLQVNTALFYVDWADPQVSGATVNGQQPITVNAEGAASKGVELSLRTLLSDNIRAYATYAYTKAELTADAPFLFGVIDEQGTELQDYFDGKDGDRLPGSAEHQFSLGITYSQEIFDDKMLDVNYGITAQSDIYTTVGLRQDGEALPGYAVSNLNARISDEDWSVTFYIDNLFDKYAFTSTRRNVGDIGLGAFDSTLQPNGTDIQRNYGHYLLTPRTVGLKFNYQFGM, encoded by the coding sequence ATGCACTATCAAGGCAGCACCTTCGGGTACTCTTTGGTTGCCGGCGCTGTATTTACTGCTTTAACCAGCAGTGCGGTTGTCGCCCAAGAAGTTACTGTAGATGAAAAACAAGTAGAAAAAATTGAAGTTACTGCAACCCGCCGAAGTGGTTCTCTGCAGGAAGTTCCAATTAATATCTCCGCCATAACATCGGACGTGTTGGCTCAGCAAAATATCGAAGATTTAGACTCAGTGGCACGCTGGGTACCAGGTTTAACCGTCACCGACCAAGGTGGTCGTGATGACTCACCTATTATTGTGAGAGGGTTAAATACCAACTCTTCGGGTCCAAGTTCAGACGGCGGCACCGTAGCAACCTACTTTGGCGATATCCCTCTGTTTTTAAATATGCGTTTACTCGATGTGGATCGTGTAGAGGTGCTTATTGGTCCACAAGGGACCTTGTATGGTGCTGGCACATTAGGTGGGGCAATTCGTTACATTCCAAAAGCGGTCGATCTTGATTTTGCTTCTGGGGAAGTCACTGCCGATGTTTTCAGTATTAATGAAAGTGATTCTCTTGGTGGGGAAGGTAGCTTTGTTTTCAACGCACCTATTATTGAGGGTGAGTTGGGAATAAGAGCATCATTAAATTACCTCAACAACCCAGGCTATCTCGATTATAACTATGTCGTTAAAGACGGTGGTGTGTCGCTTCCCAATCCTGACTGGTCAGACAGTGACGCAGTGAGCGACAATATTGAGCAAGTAAAAGATGCAAACGGTGAAGATACACTCACTGGTCGTGTTGCAGTGCGCTGGGTGCCCACCGACGACATTGATGCAACCCTGACTTACTTCTATCAAAAGCAAGACGTTGAAGGCCGTTCAATCACGCATTATGACGCTTTATCTGACGAAAACCCGTTAAGTGATATTGTCGGCAAGTACGAATCAGCTTATCGCTATGAAGAGCCTCGAGAAAGGGAAGATTCATTATTAAGCTTAGAGGTTAAAGCAGACTTAGGATTTGCAGAGCTTGTTACTGCTACGGGCTTCTCAAAATTTGAAGCAAATGGACAACGTGACCAAACTGATCTGCTTATTCGCTTAGATTATAGCTACGAAGAGTTCCCCGCATTTTCTGCCTACACGGAAGAAGTGGAAGAACGTGAGATCTTTACGCAAGAAGTACGGTTAGTTTCTCAAGGTAGTGGGCCATTATCTTGGATTGTAGGCGGCTTTTACTATGACGTTGATAGTGACGGAAGTAGTAAAGAATACACTCCTAACTTTGACGAATATGCTATAGATGTGTGGGAAGTGGGCGGTAATTATCGACCAGACGACCTTGAGTATTACTCTGTAGATCATTCAGAGGTAACGGAGAAAGCATTATTTGGTGAACTTACTTATGAGCTCACCGATAAGTGGGATATCACCTTGGGTCTTCGCGCCTACGAATATGAAGTCTTTAGTCGCTCTGCGGTAGACTTACCTCTTTACTACTCGGTATTTGAGGGACGAGATTCTGATTCTATCGTCTTAGACTATGGTGAAGAATCCGCAGACGATAGCGGTACACTACTTAAATTCAATACGAGCTACCAGTTTACGTCGGACACAATGGGTTACGTGACCATCAGTGAAGGTTTCCGCATTGGTGGCGCCAACAGTGTAGCAGCTTGTCCAGATAACATTGATGAGCTTAATAATCAGATTATTTGTGCTGAGCCTGAAGAGCAACTTTATGAGGCTGACACAACAACTAACTATGAAGCCGGTGTGAAAACCAGTTACTTTAGTAACAAGCTACAAGTTAACACCGCCTTGTTTTATGTAGACTGGGCAGATCCGCAAGTATCGGGCGCTACGGTTAATGGCCAACAACCTATTACCGTTAACGCAGAAGGTGCGGCTTCGAAAGGGGTTGAGCTCTCATTGCGCACCTTATTGAGTGATAATATCAGAGCTTATGCTACCTACGCTTATACAAAAGCGGAACTTACCGCCGATGCGCCTTTTCTATTTGGGGTGATTGATGAGCAAGGAACGGAGCTTCAAGATTACTTCGACGGTAAAGATGGCGATAGGCTACCAGGTTCTGCAGAACATCAATTTTCTCTTGGTATAACGTATAGCCAAGAAATTTTTGACGATAAAATGCTGGACGTTAACTACGGTATTACTGCGCAAAGTGACATTTATACCACAGTGGGTTTACGTCAAGATGGCGAAGCGTTACCTGGCTACGCGGTAAGTAATCTTAATGCGCGTATTTCCGACGAAGATTGGTCAGTCACCTTTTACATCGACAACTTGTTTGATAAATATGCATTCACATCAACCAGACGGAATGTTGGCGATATTGGATTAGGCGCTTTTGATAGCACGCTTCAACCAAATGGAACCGATATCCAACGTAACTACGGGCATTACTTGTTAACGCCACGTACCGTTGGACTGAAATTCAACTATCAATTTGGTATGTAA
- a CDS encoding sulfotransferase, protein MNTPNQLFENAVRFLNQRDFQRAHQCCVDVIQRFGDHPHAYFLLGVIHIELGQINKAIKLLEKSNALEARAVSFAYLAKCFALRGDMHKALDASAKAEPASLTRALDLDTVGVALSRVGLHEKALAYFDKALSIDSSNPQYHYNFAVSNKFVGQFDTARKHFEVAIKLAPHFYQAHFALSDLGKATANSNHIAQLLAAADSASNNIEGRLHIGHALAKEYEGLGDYDKAFFALKHAKAPQAKASEDSLASFSQLFQYLKHDITRSHSNSSDGEQSDAPIFVIGMPRSGTTLVERILSHHSEVASGGELQDFGVAVKSLTKTASPHVLDLATLQAAQQIDKKSIGQLYMERTQYLRNKGERLVDKLPFNFFYINLIRQALPNAKIVCLMRDPMDTCVGNYRQLFSINSPYYAYAYSLNTIGQMYNGFRDWVHAFQQAFPENIRLQSYEALVNDPQKEVASLLAYCNLSWEAQCIDVDKNTLPVSTASKVQVREPINTRSIGRWKHYETHTTELQKLLGYC, encoded by the coding sequence ATGAATACACCCAATCAGTTATTTGAAAACGCAGTTCGATTTTTAAATCAACGAGATTTTCAACGTGCACACCAATGTTGCGTGGATGTCATCCAGCGCTTTGGTGATCACCCTCACGCTTATTTTCTTTTAGGTGTGATTCATATTGAGTTAGGACAAATAAATAAGGCAATTAAGTTACTCGAAAAATCTAATGCGCTTGAAGCACGGGCTGTTAGTTTTGCCTATTTAGCGAAGTGTTTTGCATTGCGAGGTGATATGCACAAAGCACTTGATGCAAGTGCAAAGGCAGAACCTGCTAGCCTTACTAGAGCACTCGATTTAGATACGGTTGGAGTAGCACTTAGCCGCGTTGGTCTGCATGAAAAAGCATTGGCGTATTTTGACAAGGCACTTTCTATCGATTCATCGAACCCTCAGTATCATTATAATTTTGCGGTCAGCAATAAATTTGTCGGGCAATTTGATACGGCAAGAAAGCATTTTGAAGTCGCTATAAAACTGGCTCCACACTTTTATCAGGCGCATTTCGCGTTGTCAGATTTAGGTAAAGCGACGGCCAATAGCAATCATATCGCTCAGTTACTGGCTGCTGCAGATAGCGCGAGCAATAACATTGAGGGCAGATTACATATTGGGCATGCACTGGCAAAAGAGTATGAAGGGTTAGGAGATTACGATAAGGCTTTTTTCGCGTTAAAACACGCGAAAGCCCCACAAGCAAAAGCCAGTGAAGATTCGTTAGCCAGCTTTTCGCAATTGTTTCAGTATTTAAAGCACGATATTACACGCTCACATTCAAACAGTAGTGACGGCGAGCAAAGTGATGCTCCCATTTTTGTTATTGGCATGCCACGTTCAGGCACGACCTTAGTTGAGCGTATATTGAGTCACCACAGCGAGGTCGCGTCAGGTGGTGAATTACAAGACTTTGGGGTGGCCGTGAAAAGTTTGACGAAAACCGCTTCGCCGCATGTTCTCGATTTAGCCACGCTTCAAGCTGCACAACAGATTGATAAAAAAAGTATCGGCCAACTTTATATGGAGCGAACCCAGTATTTGCGCAACAAAGGAGAGCGGCTGGTGGATAAACTCCCGTTCAACTTTTTCTATATCAATCTAATTCGACAAGCACTACCTAATGCGAAAATTGTGTGCTTAATGCGAGATCCCATGGATACATGTGTGGGCAATTATCGCCAATTATTTTCAATAAACAGCCCTTATTACGCTTACGCCTATAGCTTGAATACAATAGGGCAGATGTATAATGGGTTTCGTGACTGGGTGCATGCATTTCAACAAGCGTTTCCTGAGAACATCAGGCTACAGTCGTATGAAGCATTGGTAAATGACCCACAAAAAGAAGTGGCTTCGCTGCTCGCTTATTGCAATTTGTCATGGGAAGCGCAATGCATCGATGTAGACAAAAATACCTTGCCGGTTTCAACCGCCAGTAAAGTACAAGTAAGAGAGCCTATCAATACGCGCTCTATCGGCAGGTGGAAGCATTATGAAACCCACACAACCGAGCTTCAAAAGTTGTTGGGCTATTGTTAA